In a genomic window of Occallatibacter riparius:
- a CDS encoding alkaline phosphatase family protein — MSMPRRRSYALFSCLALLILFFSPTFLPAQVYSGNPKLIVIVVIDQFRGDYLNRFHSEFKGRGFRLFTDEGAWFTNCYYDYANTKTAPGHATIGTGAYSDGHGIETNEWWDTSRDAHHKISSVEDERYQLVDVPSNVIPANLPNAQPSALKYLIGSSPRNLRATTLGDELRLATQGKARVFGVSLKDRASILPSGQSANAAYWLEPASGQFTTSTYYMEHLPEWVHAFNASDRRQRAAHEALADGTDQFFEQVGRMPAANSYELDFAQALIQNEHLGQNGVTDEITISLSANDIEGHAFGPDSPQEHRMVLGLDHDLDAFFTWLDKTVGLKNVWLALSADHGVAPVPSEAAQLGISAVAVNMTEIDAAINTKLNERFSPGSETQYLMPDPDLPYITLNKQAFEQAKVDEKTAEDAVAALVQEAVAASAPQPKSELPLQHRLPPAPRVQAVYTRLQLAHSELPPSEWGRRIAHSYADHGNWFVMAMLDAYQIQGSGAGGTTHYSPWSYDRHVPLAFYGAPFAPGEYRERVAPVDLAATFASLAGVNQPSASVGRVLTEALKPTATAAIK; from the coding sequence ATGTCCATGCCCCGGCGTCGGTCCTATGCCCTCTTCTCTTGCCTTGCTCTTCTGATCCTTTTCTTCTCTCCCACCTTCCTTCCTGCGCAGGTCTACTCCGGCAACCCCAAACTCATCGTCATCGTCGTCATCGACCAGTTCCGCGGCGACTACCTCAATCGCTTCCACTCCGAATTCAAAGGCCGCGGCTTCCGCCTCTTCACTGATGAAGGCGCGTGGTTCACCAACTGCTACTACGACTACGCCAACACCAAGACCGCTCCCGGCCACGCCACCATCGGCACAGGCGCGTACTCTGACGGCCACGGCATCGAAACCAACGAGTGGTGGGACACCTCACGCGACGCCCACCACAAAATCAGCTCCGTTGAAGACGAGCGCTATCAGCTCGTAGACGTGCCATCGAACGTCATCCCCGCCAACCTGCCCAACGCCCAGCCGAGCGCCCTCAAGTACCTCATCGGTTCCTCCCCGCGCAACCTCCGCGCCACCACTCTCGGCGACGAACTACGCCTCGCCACGCAGGGCAAGGCACGCGTCTTCGGCGTCTCGCTCAAAGACCGCGCCTCCATCCTTCCTTCCGGCCAATCCGCCAACGCCGCTTACTGGCTCGAACCCGCCAGCGGCCAGTTCACCACCTCCACCTATTACATGGAGCACCTCCCCGAGTGGGTCCACGCCTTCAACGCGAGCGACCGCCGCCAGCGCGCCGCGCATGAAGCCCTCGCCGACGGCACTGACCAGTTCTTCGAGCAGGTCGGCCGCATGCCCGCCGCCAACAGCTACGAGCTCGACTTCGCGCAGGCGCTCATCCAGAATGAACATCTCGGCCAGAACGGAGTCACCGACGAGATCACCATCTCCCTCTCAGCCAACGACATCGAAGGCCACGCCTTCGGCCCCGATTCCCCTCAGGAACACCGGATGGTCCTCGGCCTCGACCACGACCTCGACGCATTCTTCACCTGGCTCGACAAGACCGTCGGCCTGAAGAACGTCTGGCTAGCCCTCAGCGCCGATCACGGCGTTGCCCCCGTTCCCAGCGAGGCCGCCCAGCTTGGCATCTCCGCCGTCGCCGTCAACATGACGGAAATCGATGCTGCCATCAATACGAAACTCAACGAGCGCTTCTCCCCCGGCAGCGAGACCCAGTACCTCATGCCCGATCCCGACCTGCCCTACATCACCCTCAACAAGCAGGCATTCGAGCAAGCTAAAGTCGACGAAAAGACTGCCGAAGACGCCGTCGCCGCCCTCGTGCAAGAAGCCGTCGCCGCCTCCGCTCCCCAGCCCAAGTCTGAACTCCCCCTCCAGCATCGCCTCCCGCCGGCGCCCCGCGTACAGGCTGTCTACACGCGCCTGCAACTCGCCCACTCTGAGCTTCCGCCCTCCGAGTGGGGCCGCCGCATCGCCCACAGCTACGCCGATCACGGCAACTGGTTCGTGATGGCCATGCTCGATGCCTACCAGATCCAGGGCAGCGGCGCCGGAGGCACCACCCACTACAGCCCCTGGTCTTACGACCGCCACGTCCCTCTCGCCTTCTACGGCGCGCCCTTCGCCCCCGGCGAGTACCGCGAGCGCGTAGCGCCCGTCGACCTCGCCGCCACCTTCGCCTCCCTCGCCGGCGTCAATCAGCCGTCAGCCTCCGTCGGCCGCGTCCTCACCGAGGCCCTCAAGCCCACCGCCACCGCAGCGATAAAATAG
- a CDS encoding branched-chain amino acid transaminase → MPIQPTSKIWHNGNLIPWESATIHVMSHVVHYGSSVFEGIRCYSQPQGAAVFRLPEHMQRLIDSAKIYRMALPYSLDELCAAVVDTIEANGVAPCYIRPIALRGYGEIGVNPKGSPIDIYIANYPWGKYVSGGDAADVCVSSWNRLAPNTMPALAKAGANYMNSQLIRMEADTNGYAEGIALDVNGYVSEGSGENVFIIRNGVLYTPPLSNSALSGITRDSVLTISRHLGLTVIEQTIPRELLYIADEVFFTGTAAEVSPIRSIDRVVIGDGKPGEITKRIADEFFGIANGLKPDKFGWLTPVKVGSQETVSA, encoded by the coding sequence ATGCCCATCCAGCCCACCTCAAAAATCTGGCACAACGGCAACCTGATCCCCTGGGAGAGCGCGACCATCCACGTCATGAGCCACGTGGTTCACTACGGCTCCAGCGTGTTCGAGGGCATCCGCTGCTACTCACAGCCGCAGGGTGCGGCCGTGTTTCGTCTGCCTGAACACATGCAGCGTCTTATTGACTCTGCCAAGATCTACCGCATGGCGTTGCCCTACTCGCTTGACGAGCTCTGCGCCGCGGTGGTCGACACCATTGAAGCCAACGGGGTAGCCCCGTGCTACATCCGGCCCATCGCCCTGCGCGGCTACGGCGAAATCGGCGTCAACCCCAAGGGCTCGCCCATCGACATCTACATCGCCAACTATCCGTGGGGCAAGTACGTCTCCGGCGGCGATGCGGCCGACGTCTGCGTCTCCAGCTGGAACCGCCTTGCTCCCAACACCATGCCCGCTCTCGCCAAGGCCGGCGCAAACTACATGAACTCGCAGCTCATCCGTATGGAAGCCGACACCAACGGCTACGCCGAAGGCATTGCCCTCGACGTAAATGGGTACGTCAGCGAGGGCTCCGGCGAGAACGTCTTCATCATCCGTAACGGCGTCCTCTACACCCCGCCGCTTTCCAACTCCGCGCTCTCCGGCATCACGCGCGACTCCGTACTCACCATCTCGCGCCACCTCGGCCTCACGGTCATCGAGCAGACCATTCCGCGCGAGCTGCTCTACATCGCAGACGAAGTCTTCTTCACCGGCACTGCCGCGGAAGTCTCGCCCATCCGCTCCATCGATCGCGTTGTCATCGGTGACGGTAAGCCCGGCGAAATCACCAAGCGCATTGCCGACGAATTCTTCGGCATCGCCAACGGCCTCAAGCCCGACAAGTTCGGCTGGCTCACCCCAGTCAAAGTCGGCAGCCAGGAAACCGTCAGCGCCTAA
- a CDS encoding DUF2905 domain-containing protein yields the protein MTDLGKLILGLGLVLVVIGAVLMLAGRIGLPLGRLPGDFAWRGKNTQVYFPLGTSILISIVLTLVLWIISQFRK from the coding sequence GTGACAGATCTGGGCAAACTCATCCTCGGCCTCGGCCTGGTCCTCGTCGTCATCGGCGCCGTGCTCATGCTCGCCGGACGCATCGGCCTCCCGCTCGGCCGTTTACCCGGTGACTTCGCCTGGCGCGGCAAAAACACGCAGGTCTATTTCCCTCTGGGAACATCCATTCTCATCAGCATCGTTCTCACCCTGGTGTTGTGGATCATCTCTCAGTTCCGCAAGTAG
- a CDS encoding potassium channel family protein, with protein sequence MRIFTLIAGVFCVVIVLVDAFQTIISPRRAAGPVRLTRWFYLATWHPWAFLAKRIRDPRGRETAFSFYGPLSLILLLAFWAAVILFGFGLIYFSLGTSFWDSRERAGLMSDLYMSGSAIFTLGPEDAGPTTPLARMLVVLEAGTGFAFLAVVMGYFPVLYGAFSRREVSISLLDARAGSPPTAAELMRRHAHDGADTELSTLLIEWERWSAELLESHISFPLLCYFRSQHTNQSWISALTAILDTCALLIAGVQGHEARQAQLTFAMARHAMVDLSQVVSLRPIEDAPDRLTQARYDELYGLLCQSGVSVCRDTNSENRLREMRKLYEPYAEALSAHFQMALPPWIAQKPHKDNWLTVAKVRASAEKANPKTTKVAGESRSSVDLLLDDHHDF encoded by the coding sequence TTGCGCATCTTCACTCTTATCGCGGGTGTGTTTTGTGTAGTGATTGTGCTGGTGGATGCATTCCAGACCATCATTTCGCCGCGCCGTGCAGCGGGGCCGGTGCGCCTGACGCGATGGTTCTATCTCGCCACATGGCACCCATGGGCATTTCTGGCCAAGCGCATTCGCGATCCGCGCGGTCGGGAGACGGCGTTCAGTTTCTACGGGCCATTGTCGCTGATTCTGCTGCTGGCGTTCTGGGCGGCGGTGATTCTGTTCGGGTTCGGGTTGATCTACTTTTCGCTGGGCACGTCGTTCTGGGATTCGCGGGAGCGGGCGGGCCTGATGTCAGACCTGTATATGAGCGGTTCGGCGATCTTCACGCTGGGGCCTGAAGACGCCGGTCCCACCACTCCGCTGGCGCGCATGCTGGTGGTGCTCGAAGCCGGAACAGGGTTTGCATTTCTTGCTGTGGTGATGGGGTACTTTCCGGTGCTGTATGGAGCGTTTTCACGGCGCGAGGTGAGCATATCGCTGCTGGACGCCAGAGCGGGTTCTCCGCCGACCGCGGCGGAGTTGATGCGGCGGCACGCGCATGACGGGGCGGATACGGAGCTTTCGACGCTGCTGATCGAGTGGGAGCGGTGGTCGGCGGAACTGCTGGAGAGCCACATTTCGTTTCCGCTGCTGTGCTATTTCCGATCGCAGCATACGAACCAGAGCTGGATCAGCGCGCTGACGGCAATCCTGGACACGTGCGCGCTGCTGATTGCGGGCGTGCAGGGGCACGAGGCGCGGCAGGCGCAACTGACATTCGCAATGGCGCGGCATGCGATGGTGGATTTGTCGCAGGTGGTGTCGTTGCGGCCGATTGAGGATGCGCCGGACCGGCTGACACAGGCGCGCTATGACGAGCTGTATGGGCTGCTTTGCCAAAGCGGCGTGAGCGTGTGCCGCGACACGAATAGCGAGAATCGGCTGCGCGAGATGCGGAAGCTTTACGAACCGTATGCCGAGGCGCTGAGCGCGCATTTCCAGATGGCGTTGCCGCCGTGGATTGCCCAGAAGCCGCACAAGGACAATTGGCTGACGGTGGCGAAGGTTCGTGCGAGCGCGGAGAAGGCGAATCCGAAGACGACGAAGGTTGCAGGCGAGAGCAGAAGTTCCGTGGATCTGCTGCTTGACGATCATCACGACTTTTAG
- a CDS encoding class I SAM-dependent methyltransferase has protein sequence MNSSGERRRLPGLTVRDGLIPHPFDVENGVRTSGLVAGRHLKSGHAHDRHATAYFGVAPSVFHKLMGRWERTRPAAEISETTFIDVGAGMGRAVLLAAEMPFRQVIGVELHPALVRTARRNVAVWRKAGRVKVPVRVVQADAAEFAFPAEPTVLFLFNPFGAVVMRRLLKRLARAFAERPGALDVLYVNDEQAWVLEQQKGFARLFSGKVPRSRADNAADKRILDNQPDGEYASAPYEDCSIWRWMGVE, from the coding sequence GTGAATTCTTCAGGGGAACGCAGGCGACTGCCGGGGTTGACGGTTAGAGATGGGCTTATTCCGCATCCGTTTGATGTTGAGAACGGCGTGCGCACCAGCGGGCTTGTTGCGGGGCGGCATCTCAAGTCGGGGCACGCGCATGACAGACATGCGACAGCTTATTTCGGCGTGGCGCCCTCGGTGTTTCACAAACTGATGGGGCGCTGGGAGAGGACGCGGCCTGCGGCGGAGATTAGCGAGACAACATTCATTGATGTGGGCGCGGGGATGGGGCGCGCTGTGCTGCTGGCCGCGGAGATGCCGTTCCGGCAGGTGATTGGCGTGGAACTGCATCCGGCACTGGTGCGCACGGCGCGGCGCAACGTCGCGGTGTGGCGGAAAGCGGGTCGCGTGAAAGTGCCGGTGCGCGTGGTACAGGCGGACGCGGCGGAGTTTGCGTTTCCAGCGGAGCCGACGGTGCTGTTCCTGTTCAATCCGTTTGGCGCGGTGGTGATGCGACGGCTGTTGAAGAGGCTGGCGCGCGCGTTCGCGGAGCGGCCGGGTGCGCTGGATGTGCTGTACGTGAACGATGAGCAGGCGTGGGTCTTGGAGCAGCAGAAGGGATTCGCGCGGCTGTTCTCAGGCAAGGTGCCACGGTCGCGCGCGGACAACGCGGCAGACAAGCGGATCCTCGACAATCAGCCGGACGGGGAGTATGCGTCGGCGCCGTATGAGGATTGTTCGATCTGGCGGTGGATGGGCGTCGAATAA
- a CDS encoding GyrI-like domain-containing protein: MTSATISDTKLDLYEAHKKEYAASAKPTLVEIRPAVYLTITGQGAPGSPAFTDAIGALYGVAFTVKMTRKFAGKEDYSVCKLEALWPDWGTAAEPNWQLLIRTPEFVTPGDLRDAVRTLAKRGKGDHADRVRLHAISEGLCVQAMHIGPYENESKTIDAMRAFAEKQGMRISGPHHEIYLSDPRRCDPSKLKTILREPVSKA; encoded by the coding sequence ATGACTAGCGCAACGATCTCCGACACAAAGCTCGATCTCTATGAAGCACACAAGAAGGAATATGCGGCTTCTGCGAAACCCACCCTCGTCGAGATTCGCCCCGCCGTGTATCTCACCATCACTGGTCAAGGCGCGCCCGGCAGCCCCGCATTCACGGATGCCATTGGCGCTCTCTATGGCGTGGCCTTCACTGTGAAGATGACCCGCAAATTCGCAGGCAAAGAAGACTACTCCGTCTGCAAACTTGAAGCTCTCTGGCCCGACTGGGGCACAGCCGCCGAACCCAATTGGCAACTACTCATTCGCACGCCTGAGTTCGTCACCCCCGGCGACCTCCGCGACGCAGTCCGGACCCTCGCCAAACGCGGCAAGGGCGATCATGCCGATCGCGTCCGATTACATGCCATCTCAGAAGGTCTGTGCGTGCAGGCGATGCACATCGGCCCATATGAAAACGAATCTAAAACCATTGATGCAATGCGGGCATTCGCGGAAAAGCAAGGCATGCGCATCTCCGGCCCGCACCATGAAATCTACCTCTCCGATCCGCGCCGGTGCGATCCATCCAAGCTGAAGACCATCCTGCGCGAACCGGTGTCGAAAGCCTGA
- a CDS encoding AraC family transcriptional regulator — MRTATLHDYKQRMLRVLGHIDRHLGDALPLDELARIACFSPYHFHRVFHGMMGESVKEYVRRLRLERSASRLKFGSATIIDIALEAGYDSHEAFTRSFKATFGAAPSQFRLANHQRAALAPSGIHYGQPVTIRFRTLRKGGTMKVEIRQLKPVRVAFIRHTGPYSEVGQAWDRLLTFMGKEGYLAGNPMMLGIVHDDPEVTPPDKVRYDACLAVDDSFSPTGDIGVQTIAGGEYAVTTHKGPYNQVGKTYSEFLGQWLPRSGHELRNLPCFEVYVNDPQSTPPDELLTDIFAPVQAAVLAAKD, encoded by the coding sequence ATGAGAACAGCCACTCTCCACGATTACAAGCAGCGCATGCTGCGCGTCCTCGGTCACATCGATCGGCATCTCGGCGATGCGCTGCCGCTCGATGAGCTGGCGCGCATTGCCTGCTTCTCGCCCTATCACTTTCATCGCGTGTTTCACGGCATGATGGGCGAGTCCGTGAAGGAGTACGTGCGCCGACTGCGCCTTGAGCGCTCCGCGAGCCGCCTCAAGTTCGGCTCCGCCACCATCATCGACATCGCGCTCGAAGCCGGCTACGACAGCCACGAAGCGTTCACTCGATCGTTCAAAGCCACATTCGGCGCCGCGCCGTCACAGTTCCGCCTCGCCAACCATCAACGCGCGGCACTGGCGCCCTCAGGCATCCACTACGGACAACCCGTCACCATCCGCTTTCGCACTCTGCGTAAAGGAGGAACCATGAAAGTCGAAATCCGCCAACTGAAGCCCGTGCGTGTCGCCTTCATCCGCCATACCGGTCCGTACTCTGAAGTGGGCCAGGCCTGGGATCGCCTGCTCACATTCATGGGCAAAGAAGGCTACCTCGCGGGAAATCCCATGATGCTCGGCATCGTCCATGACGACCCTGAAGTCACACCGCCCGACAAAGTCCGCTACGACGCGTGCCTCGCCGTCGATGACAGCTTTTCACCCACGGGCGACATCGGCGTGCAAACCATCGCAGGCGGCGAATACGCCGTCACCACCCACAAAGGCCCCTACAACCAGGTCGGAAAAACCTACTCCGAATTCCTCGGCCAGTGGCTTCCGCGCAGCGGCCACGAGCTGCGCAACCTGCCCTGCTTCGAGGTCTACGTCAACGATCCGCAGTCGACACCGCCCGACGAATTGCTCACCGACATCTTCGCGCCCGTGCAGGCGGCGGTCCTCGCCGCAAAGGATTGA
- a CDS encoding carbohydrate kinase family protein, whose amino-acid sequence MEPHLVLGIGELLWDVLPSGAVLGGAPANFTVMAGRLGSRAAVLSRIGRDDLGRQAVDVLDPMPVDTEYLQIDSVHETGRVTVELKKGQPSYVIHEPAAWDFMELTDDWVRLAERADAICFGSLAQRSLESRQTIQTLAAQTRTDCVRVFDVNLRPPFYSSEVLQESLELAMVMKLNDAEMPLVLGLLGLPAAEAGDPIALRNGAEKLLAEFPTLRMVAVTRGGEGSLLASREGVHEHPGVTTKVADTIGAGDAFTAAMTHYLLRGAGLDAAGLATLNEAGNRWGAWVASQKGAMPPLTDVVMERLTGAIEARMVNSLLR is encoded by the coding sequence ATGGAACCGCATCTTGTACTGGGGATTGGCGAGTTGCTTTGGGATGTGCTGCCTTCGGGCGCCGTGCTGGGCGGTGCGCCGGCGAACTTCACCGTGATGGCCGGAAGGCTGGGCAGCCGCGCGGCGGTCTTGAGCCGCATTGGGCGCGACGACCTGGGAAGACAGGCCGTGGATGTGCTCGATCCGATGCCGGTGGATACGGAGTATCTGCAGATCGATTCGGTGCATGAGACAGGGCGCGTGACGGTGGAGTTGAAGAAGGGGCAGCCGTCGTACGTGATCCACGAACCTGCGGCGTGGGACTTCATGGAGCTTACGGACGACTGGGTTCGGCTGGCGGAGCGGGCAGATGCGATCTGTTTTGGGTCGCTGGCGCAGAGGTCGCTGGAGTCACGGCAGACGATTCAGACGCTGGCCGCGCAGACCAGGACGGATTGCGTGCGGGTGTTCGACGTGAATTTGCGGCCGCCGTTCTACTCGAGCGAGGTGCTGCAGGAGTCGCTGGAACTGGCGATGGTGATGAAGCTGAACGATGCGGAGATGCCACTGGTTCTGGGACTTCTGGGGCTGCCTGCAGCGGAGGCGGGCGATCCGATCGCGTTGCGCAATGGGGCGGAGAAGCTGCTGGCGGAGTTCCCCACGCTGCGCATGGTGGCGGTGACGCGTGGCGGGGAGGGCAGCCTGCTGGCGTCGCGCGAGGGAGTGCATGAGCATCCAGGTGTGACGACGAAGGTGGCCGACACGATTGGCGCCGGCGATGCGTTTACCGCTGCGATGACGCACTACCTGCTGCGCGGTGCGGGGCTGGATGCGGCCGGGTTGGCGACGCTGAATGAGGCAGGGAACCGCTGGGGAGCCTGGGTTGCGTCGCAGAAGGGCGCAATGCCGCCGCTGACAGATGTGGTGATGGAGCGGTTGACGGGGGCGATTGAGGCGCGGATGGTGAATTCCCTCCTGCGTTAG
- a CDS encoding nicotinate phosphoribosyltransferase — MIINIARRAHDHNWELDPIVRSLLDTDFYKLLMLQFIWKHFPRTRATFAVQNRSVQVRLADIIDLHGLCDQLEHARQLRFHKSEMIWLAGNTFFGKRGMFEPAFLEWLEKDFRLSDYEVAVENGQVSLRFEGLWTETTMWEIYALAIIDELKTRAALKPLSEFELDVLYARAKTRLWEKMVRLRGVPGLSLSDFGTRRRHSFLWQEYVVLAMRDVLGESFTGSSNTYLAYKHDLEAMGTNAHELPMAVAALANTDEELKRAQYRLLELWQQTYAGELLILLPDTFGTTQFLRNAPEWVADWTGQRIDSKDPFVAGDEYIAWLEQRGRDPRRKRLIASDALDVDKILALHAHFAGRILDGTDPWDFRTAADFKDAQRWTPERRIRFSSGWGTFLTNDFRNCNPHGDKSFDPISLVCKLVEVDGRPAAKLSDNYAKSMGPAEEVERYRRVFGTEGQINVPVEA; from the coding sequence GTGATCATCAACATTGCACGGCGGGCGCATGACCACAATTGGGAGCTGGACCCGATTGTGCGGTCGCTGCTGGATACCGACTTCTACAAGCTGCTGATGCTGCAGTTCATCTGGAAACACTTTCCGCGGACGCGCGCGACATTCGCGGTGCAGAACCGCAGCGTGCAGGTGCGACTGGCCGACATCATCGATCTGCATGGGCTGTGCGATCAGCTTGAGCATGCGCGTCAGCTGCGGTTCCACAAGTCAGAGATGATCTGGCTGGCGGGCAATACATTCTTCGGCAAACGGGGTATGTTCGAGCCGGCGTTTCTGGAGTGGCTGGAGAAGGATTTTCGGCTGTCGGACTATGAGGTTGCGGTTGAGAATGGGCAGGTCTCTTTGCGGTTCGAAGGGCTGTGGACCGAGACGACGATGTGGGAGATCTATGCGCTGGCGATCATCGATGAATTGAAGACGCGCGCTGCGCTGAAGCCACTTAGCGAGTTCGAACTGGATGTGCTGTACGCGCGGGCGAAGACGCGGCTGTGGGAGAAGATGGTGCGGCTGCGCGGCGTTCCGGGGTTGAGCCTGAGCGACTTTGGAACGCGGCGGCGGCACAGCTTCTTGTGGCAGGAGTACGTGGTGCTGGCGATGCGCGACGTGCTGGGGGAAAGCTTCACGGGCAGCTCGAATACGTATCTGGCCTACAAGCATGACCTCGAAGCGATGGGAACAAACGCGCACGAGTTGCCGATGGCCGTGGCAGCGCTGGCGAATACAGATGAGGAGCTGAAACGCGCCCAGTATCGGCTGCTGGAGTTGTGGCAGCAGACGTATGCGGGCGAGTTGCTGATTCTGCTGCCGGACACGTTCGGCACGACCCAGTTTTTGCGCAACGCTCCGGAGTGGGTGGCGGACTGGACGGGGCAGAGGATCGACAGCAAAGATCCGTTTGTCGCCGGCGATGAGTATATTGCGTGGCTGGAGCAGAGAGGGCGCGATCCGCGGCGGAAGCGATTGATTGCCAGCGATGCGCTGGATGTGGACAAGATCCTGGCGCTGCATGCGCATTTCGCGGGCAGGATTCTGGACGGGACGGACCCGTGGGATTTCCGGACGGCGGCGGACTTCAAGGATGCGCAGAGGTGGACGCCGGAGCGGAGGATCCGGTTCAGCTCGGGGTGGGGGACGTTTCTGACGAACGACTTCAGGAACTGCAATCCGCATGGCGATAAGAGCTTCGATCCGATTAGCCTGGTGTGCAAGTTAGTGGAGGTGGATGGCAGACCGGCGGCCAAGCTCTCGGACAACTACGCCAAGTCGATGGGGCCGGCAGAAGAAGTGGAGCGCTACCGGCGGGTGTTCGGGACGGAAGGGCAGATCAATGTGCCGGTGGAGGCCTAG
- the mtgA gene encoding monofunctional biosynthetic peptidoglycan transglycosylase, translating to MTSSTSAPVKPRSRKRLVLAVLKWAGIGVASLWLLLVLMLVVLRWIDPPTTAVHMQRRVQSWFSDKPYRERYEFVPLKQISLNLQHAVIAAEDARFYQHHGFDWNQIEIATDEAMEGGRRRGASTITQQLVKNLFFGTGRSVLRKGAEFTLVPVAELVLGKQRILELYLNVVEWGPGVYGADAACRSWYGTWARNIDAQRAARLAAILPAPLRRHPERMNNYAGIILERERQMGW from the coding sequence GTGACTTCGAGTACATCTGCGCCCGTTAAGCCGCGATCACGGAAGCGTCTGGTTCTGGCTGTGCTGAAGTGGGCCGGGATTGGCGTTGCTTCACTGTGGTTGCTGCTGGTGCTGATGCTGGTGGTTCTGCGGTGGATCGATCCGCCGACAACCGCGGTGCACATGCAGCGGCGGGTGCAGTCCTGGTTCAGCGACAAGCCGTATCGCGAGCGGTATGAGTTTGTCCCGCTGAAACAGATATCGCTGAATTTGCAGCATGCTGTGATTGCCGCGGAAGATGCGCGGTTCTACCAGCATCACGGGTTCGACTGGAATCAGATCGAGATTGCTACGGACGAGGCCATGGAGGGCGGCCGCAGGCGCGGTGCTTCGACTATTACGCAGCAGCTTGTGAAGAACCTCTTCTTCGGAACCGGGAGGTCGGTGCTTCGCAAGGGCGCGGAGTTCACGCTGGTTCCGGTGGCGGAACTGGTGTTGGGGAAGCAGCGCATTCTGGAGCTCTATCTCAACGTGGTGGAGTGGGGGCCGGGCGTTTACGGCGCGGACGCTGCGTGCCGCTCGTGGTATGGGACATGGGCGCGGAACATCGATGCGCAGAGGGCCGCGCGGCTGGCGGCCATTCTGCCGGCGCCGCTGAGGCGGCATCCCGAGCGTATGAATAACTACGCGGGGATCATTCTGGAGCGCGAGCGGCAGATGGGCTGGTGA
- a CDS encoding menaquinone biosynthetic enzyme MqnA/MqnD family protein produces the protein MASPAQRRLRIAAIRFLNPAPLMWDFDHAPHAERLAERYQIDWMLPSECADRLATGAADIGLVPIAALAVTPGLRILPGCTIASKDRVRSLLLVRRTRQPLSAIRTVAADTASRTTIAYSRILFQKWGNAGAEFVPMAADLDAMLEKADAAIVIGDPALLALEEEANQLERSGEELVYHDLAHEWRALTGLPFVSAVWCAAPGVPLDDRVAEDFIRSRDHGLANIEALAEEWAGKLPLDESTIRHYLSVNIHYVLDEECVAGMEGFFEAAAEAGVLPRYELAGMAGAR, from the coding sequence GTGGCTTCTCCTGCTCAGCGCCGCCTACGTATAGCTGCTATTCGCTTTCTCAATCCCGCCCCACTGATGTGGGACTTCGATCATGCGCCGCACGCTGAACGACTGGCTGAGCGCTACCAGATCGACTGGATGCTTCCTTCAGAGTGTGCTGACCGCCTGGCTACGGGGGCTGCCGACATTGGCCTTGTGCCGATTGCGGCACTGGCCGTTACGCCGGGGCTGCGGATTCTGCCGGGCTGCACAATTGCGTCGAAGGATCGCGTGCGGTCGCTGCTGCTGGTGCGGCGCACGCGGCAGCCGCTGAGCGCGATTCGCACTGTGGCTGCTGATACGGCGAGCCGTACGACGATTGCCTATTCGCGCATTCTTTTCCAGAAGTGGGGAAATGCGGGCGCGGAGTTTGTTCCCATGGCTGCGGATCTGGATGCCATGCTCGAGAAAGCCGACGCGGCGATTGTGATCGGCGATCCGGCGCTGCTGGCGCTTGAGGAAGAGGCCAATCAGCTTGAGCGGTCGGGTGAAGAGCTGGTGTATCACGATTTGGCGCATGAATGGCGAGCGCTGACGGGGCTGCCGTTCGTTTCCGCCGTGTGGTGTGCGGCGCCGGGAGTTCCGCTGGATGACCGCGTGGCGGAGGATTTCATTCGGTCACGGGATCATGGTCTCGCGAATATCGAAGCTCTGGCGGAGGAGTGGGCTGGGAAGCTGCCGCTGGATGAGAGCACGATCCGGCACTATCTGAGCGTGAATATTCACTACGTGCTGGATGAGGAGTGCGTGGCGGGGATGGAAGGGTTCTTTGAGGCTGCGGCGGAGGCGGGCGTGTTGCCGCGGTATGAGCTGGCGGGGATGGCTGGAGCACGCTAA
- a CDS encoding antitoxin, with amino-acid sequence MASQKTSVFMNGRSQAVRIPANLRLQGKQVYIRRDPHTGDIVLTEPSRKRSLKDVLDAIASDPFPEDFLAERNQGELKERESL; translated from the coding sequence ATGGCAAGCCAGAAAACTTCGGTGTTCATGAATGGACGCAGCCAGGCGGTGCGAATTCCGGCGAATCTGCGTCTTCAAGGCAAGCAGGTATACATCCGGCGCGATCCGCATACCGGTGACATTGTTCTGACCGAGCCGAGCCGGAAGCGCAGCCTCAAGGATGTGCTCGATGCGATTGCTAGTGATCCCTTTCCGGAGGACTTCTTGGCAGAGCGCAATCAGGGAGAGCTCAAAGAGCGTGAATCGCTGTGA